A stretch of Desulfarculaceae bacterium DNA encodes these proteins:
- a CDS encoding MBL fold metallo-hydrolase, translating to MIEKVAPSLYRVQIPLPNSPLKYLNSYFVLGEERNLIVDTGLNMPECLEAMRQGINELEVDLERTDFFITHLHADHFALISEISGPQNRIFFNRPEAEIIEAGFDWKLIFAFGGLNGFPADALGDALRNHPGYKHGSSWVPRFNLIEPGQPLEVGPYRFTSLLTPGHTLGHTCLWEAKHRILIAGDHILGDITPNIQCWKDGFDPLAMYLDSLDQTATLGARLVLPGHRRIITDCPGRIAQLKGHHQQRLAEVEDILAQKPRDAYQTAMRMSWDLKCRSWEEFPVPQKWFATGEAMAHLRYLENQGRARVVEENGRRVYHPAA from the coding sequence ATGATCGAGAAAGTCGCGCCGTCCCTGTACCGGGTGCAGATCCCCCTGCCGAATAGCCCCCTGAAGTATCTGAACAGCTATTTTGTCCTGGGCGAGGAGCGCAACCTCATCGTGGACACGGGCCTGAACATGCCCGAGTGCCTGGAGGCCATGCGCCAAGGCATCAATGAGCTGGAGGTGGACCTGGAGCGCACCGATTTCTTCATCACCCATCTGCACGCGGACCATTTCGCCCTGATCTCCGAGATCAGCGGGCCGCAAAACCGGATTTTCTTCAACCGTCCCGAGGCCGAGATCATCGAGGCGGGCTTTGACTGGAAGCTGATCTTCGCCTTCGGCGGGCTCAACGGCTTCCCGGCCGACGCGCTGGGGGACGCCCTGCGCAACCATCCGGGCTACAAGCACGGCTCCTCCTGGGTGCCCCGCTTCAACCTGATAGAGCCGGGCCAGCCCCTGGAGGTGGGCCCCTACCGCTTCACCAGCCTGCTCACCCCGGGCCACACCCTGGGCCACACCTGCCTCTGGGAGGCCAAGCACCGCATCCTCATCGCCGGGGACCATATCCTGGGCGACATCACCCCCAATATCCAATGTTGGAAAGACGGCTTCGACCCTCTGGCCATGTATCTGGACAGCCTGGACCAGACCGCCACCCTGGGGGCCCGCCTGGTGCTGCCCGGCCACCGGAGGATCATCACCGACTGCCCGGGGCGCATCGCCCAGCTGAAGGGCCACCACCAACAGCGCCTGGCCGAGGTGGAGGACATCCTGGCCCAAAAGCCCCGCGACGCTTACCAGACCGCCATGCGCATGAGCTGGGACCTCAAGTGCCGCTCCTGGGAGGAGTTTCCGGTGCCTCAGAAGTGGTTCGCCACCGGCGAGGCCATGGCCCATCTGCGCTACCTGGAAAACCAGGGCCGGGCCCGGGTGGTGGAAGAGAACGGGCGGCGGGTCTACCACCCGGCCGCCTGA
- a CDS encoding TolC family protein, with protein sequence MPILRIIIALAVLAMAAAPTAPARAAEDQGQPPGVRLPLRDALVRGIEHNLELKMTEVNIPVSQEQRTVEDAQFDPVLDASVYNAQDHLPSASALAGGDHEDLGTTGGTVGVSKRFQTGLRSRVGVETLGTDSNSTVVGLNPSYRTALRLDLTQPLLKGMGTEVNTANLRIAQNRVMQSRYDYLNRAQGVAQQVENTYYLLALAYQVLQHRVESRNLARGLLDGNRRKFEAGVVPITEVQEAETAVASRDEQIVYAKQQMETVSNHLKNLLEIRPGDPLYEVTIIPQPLSDVHTAYPSFAKAMAIALKRRPDLLRQHLELKNLDIRLVYFDNQKLPRLDALGSIAANGLAGTEREYAYNGTRVNSPFAGDYGDSWGSMAGADGYSWYIGLDMDYPIGNRAAKARYQQAAWEKKRGIYRLSRLETNAETELKNALVTLRRSWERVQVAERFVRLAETTLKQENRRLDEGLSDSFRILDFQNSVINARIRKAAAVADFNSGLADLHRAIGDNLSRYNIVPEMGPKEKADAR encoded by the coding sequence ATGCCAATCTTGCGTATCATCATCGCTTTAGCCGTGCTGGCCATGGCGGCCGCGCCCACGGCGCCCGCCCGGGCCGCCGAGGACCAGGGCCAGCCTCCCGGGGTGCGGCTGCCCCTGCGCGACGCCCTGGTGAGGGGCATCGAGCACAACCTGGAGCTCAAGATGACCGAGGTGAACATCCCGGTCAGCCAGGAGCAGCGGACGGTGGAGGACGCCCAGTTCGACCCGGTGTTGGACGCCTCGGTGTACAACGCCCAGGACCACCTGCCCAGCGCCTCGGCCCTGGCCGGCGGCGATCATGAGGACCTGGGCACCACCGGCGGCACGGTGGGGGTGTCCAAGCGCTTCCAGACCGGCCTGCGCTCCCGGGTGGGGGTGGAAACCCTGGGCACGGACAGCAATTCCACCGTCGTGGGGCTCAACCCCAGCTACCGCACCGCCCTTCGCCTGGACCTGACCCAGCCCCTGCTCAAGGGCATGGGCACCGAGGTGAACACGGCTAACCTCAGGATCGCCCAGAACCGGGTGATGCAGTCGCGTTACGACTACCTCAATCGGGCCCAGGGCGTGGCCCAACAGGTGGAGAACACCTATTACCTCCTGGCCCTGGCCTATCAGGTCTTGCAGCACCGGGTGGAGTCGCGCAACCTGGCCCGGGGACTGCTGGACGGCAACCGGCGCAAGTTCGAGGCCGGGGTGGTGCCCATCACCGAGGTGCAGGAGGCCGAGACCGCGGTGGCTTCCCGCGACGAGCAGATCGTCTACGCCAAGCAGCAGATGGAGACAGTCTCCAACCACCTCAAGAATCTATTGGAGATTCGCCCCGGTGATCCGCTCTACGAGGTGACCATCATCCCCCAGCCGCTGAGCGACGTGCACACCGCCTATCCCAGCTTCGCCAAGGCCATGGCCATCGCCCTCAAGCGCCGGCCCGATCTGCTGCGCCAGCACCTGGAGCTGAAGAACCTGGACATCCGGCTGGTGTACTTCGATAACCAGAAGCTGCCCCGCCTGGACGCGCTGGGCTCCATCGCGGCCAATGGCCTCGCGGGCACCGAGCGCGAGTACGCCTACAACGGCACCCGGGTGAACAGCCCCTTTGCCGGCGATTACGGCGACTCCTGGGGCTCCATGGCCGGAGCGGACGGCTACTCCTGGTACATCGGCCTGGACATGGACTATCCCATCGGCAACCGGGCGGCCAAGGCCCGCTACCAACAGGCGGCCTGGGAAAAGAAGCGCGGCATCTACCGCCTCAGCCGCCTGGAGACCAACGCCGAGACCGAGCTGAAAAACGCCCTGGTCACCCTCAGGCGCTCCTGGGAGCGGGTGCAGGTGGCCGAGCGCTTCGTGCGCCTGGCCGAGACCACCCTGAAGCAGGAGAACCGCCGCCTGGACGAGGGGCTCAGCGACTCCTTCAGAATTCTGGACTTCCAGAACTCGGTCATCAACGCCCGCATTCGCAAGGCCGCGGCGGTGGCCGACTTCAACTCCGGCCTGGCCGATCTGCACCGGGCCATTGGGGACAATCTCTCGCGCTATAACATCGTGCCCGAAATGGGGCCCAAGGAGAAGGCCGATGCCCGCTAG
- a CDS encoding CPBP family intramembrane metalloprotease: MTTSAARKQPAPLLLWAECLGLFFAAPLGLYFLRHQLAHKVIPLVLVLAAACAWHLWRLRDFDRRSLWRVEGLGRHLKEMLVALALPALPIALATYLFMQDQFLAMPSGQTGAWLLLLVLYPLLSAYPQEVVFRGFFFQRYRRLFPDPRVMVLASGVSFGLAHIFYGNWVAPLVAGLGGVLFGYRYLASRSLVAVGVEHGLWGNLLYTIGLGWFFLSGSIS; encoded by the coding sequence ATGACCACCAGCGCCGCGCGCAAACAACCTGCTCCCCTCCTCCTTTGGGCGGAATGCCTGGGCCTGTTCTTCGCGGCCCCGCTGGGGCTCTATTTCCTGCGCCACCAGCTGGCCCACAAGGTCATCCCCCTGGTGCTCGTCCTGGCCGCGGCCTGCGCCTGGCATCTTTGGCGCTTGCGCGACTTTGACCGCCGCTCCCTGTGGCGGGTGGAGGGCCTGGGCCGACACCTCAAGGAGATGCTAGTGGCCCTGGCCCTGCCCGCCCTGCCCATCGCCCTGGCCACCTACCTGTTCATGCAGGACCAGTTTTTGGCCATGCCCAGCGGCCAGACCGGGGCCTGGCTGCTCCTGTTGGTGCTCTATCCCCTGCTCTCGGCCTATCCCCAGGAGGTGGTGTTCCGGGGGTTCTTCTTCCAGCGCTACCGCCGCCTGTTCCCCGACCCCCGGGTCATGGTCCTGGCCAGCGGGGTCAGCTTCGGCCTGGCCCACATCTTTTACGGCAACTGGGTGGCCCCCTTGGTGGCCGGCCTGGGCGGGGTGCTCTTCGGCTACCGCTACCTGGCCTCGCGCTCCCTGGTGGCGGTGGGTGTGGAGCACGGCCTGTGGGGCAACCTGCTCTACACCATCGGCCTGGGCTGGTTTTTCCTCAGCGGCTCCATCTCCTGA
- a CDS encoding efflux RND transporter periplasmic adaptor subunit has translation MPARKLLLTGALLMAVAALTLGAAGCGQKDKKATAKAKTATPVTLGKASVRKVVYTLDQVGTLESPKMVTLRAETAAPITAILFHEGKPVKEGQILVKQDTAKLKATAQNLEQRIHQLKIRMAHQNRILERNKPLVKDNLVSKLKYDDLETEIKLTEATLSQAQADLTRHKDLMEDADIRAPFDGVAGSKDISVGDYLKVGDKVVTVVSLNPLEMGFTIPERYKAGISVGQEVQLMMAAYPGRDFKARIYFISPVVDVATRSFRVKARVDNSQGLLNPGMFARVHVITQVKDAAMTVPWAAVIQTETETYIYVLENGKAKKVPVKLGKITSQWAEVIGAEIKPGQEVILEGKFQVKPGSEVSTKQEAPKAPADKK, from the coding sequence ATGCCCGCTAGAAAACTGCTGCTGACCGGCGCGCTGCTCATGGCGGTGGCGGCGCTCACCCTGGGCGCCGCGGGCTGCGGCCAGAAGGACAAGAAGGCCACGGCCAAGGCCAAGACCGCCACTCCGGTGACCCTGGGCAAGGCCAGCGTGCGCAAGGTGGTCTACACCCTGGACCAGGTGGGCACCCTGGAGTCGCCCAAGATGGTGACGCTCCGGGCCGAGACCGCCGCGCCCATCACCGCGATACTCTTCCATGAGGGCAAGCCGGTGAAAGAAGGCCAGATCCTGGTGAAGCAGGACACGGCCAAGCTGAAGGCCACGGCCCAGAACCTTGAGCAGCGCATCCATCAGCTGAAGATCCGCATGGCCCACCAGAACCGCATCCTGGAGCGCAACAAGCCCCTGGTGAAGGACAACCTGGTCTCCAAGCTCAAGTACGACGACCTGGAGACCGAGATCAAGCTGACCGAGGCCACCCTGAGCCAGGCCCAGGCCGACCTGACCCGGCACAAGGACCTCATGGAGGACGCCGACATCCGCGCGCCCTTTGACGGGGTGGCCGGGTCCAAGGACATCTCGGTGGGCGACTACCTCAAGGTGGGCGACAAGGTGGTGACCGTGGTGAGCCTGAATCCCCTGGAGATGGGCTTCACGATTCCCGAGCGCTACAAGGCGGGCATCAGCGTGGGCCAGGAGGTCCAACTCATGATGGCGGCCTACCCCGGGCGCGACTTCAAGGCCCGGATCTACTTCATCTCCCCGGTGGTGGACGTGGCCACCCGCAGTTTCCGGGTGAAGGCCCGGGTGGACAATAGCCAGGGCCTGTTAAACCCGGGCATGTTCGCGCGGGTGCACGTGATCACCCAGGTGAAGGACGCGGCCATGACCGTGCCCTGGGCCGCGGTCATCCAGACCGAGACCGAGACCTACATTTACGTGCTGGAAAACGGCAAGGCCAAGAAGGTGCCGGTGAAGCTGGGCAAGATCACCAGCCAGTGGGCCGAGGTGATCGGCGCGGAGATCAAGCCCGGCCAGGAGGTGATCCTGGAGGGCAAGTTCCAGGTGAAGCCGGGCAGCGAGGTCAGCACAAAGCAGGAGGCCCCCAAGGCTCCGGCGGACAAGAAGTAG
- a CDS encoding sigma 54-interacting transcriptional regulator, producing the protein MATQVTELELRVLFEISRVIGEALNLSQTLERVLAIISDTLAMKRATVTLRGSDGKLAIYASYGLSPQEMSRGVYAQGEGVTGRIFQTAQPFYVPDVSREPLFLNKTQSRDLDKGKMAFVGVPILLSGEPIGVLNVDRLFGEEVSASEDIRFLTIVAQLIGQFVQLNRQVERREELLRRQNKLLKDEVSNRYNNFFIVGKSPAMRELQGTLAKVAPAKASVLLLGESGTGKTLVARIIHEMSARADGPFVKINCAALPENLLESELFGHSKGAFTGATEEKPGRFEEADGGTIFLDEIAEMPISLQAKLLRFLQDKEFERLGSPKTHKVDVRIIAATNQNLPVLVESKEFRQDLYYRLNVFPLHLPPLRERVEDIPLLIHHFLDKNSEEYSRRLIIETAAEKALVAYSWPGNVRELENIIERLSIMVDQDTITKADLPGFLMSAANEPAGEDEANRSKLDELEKGELLDALERNRWVQSRAASDLGITLRKLGYRLKKYGLEERVKAERHKLVHG; encoded by the coding sequence ATGGCAACCCAGGTCACAGAGCTGGAACTTCGGGTTCTGTTCGAGATCAGCCGGGTAATCGGCGAGGCGCTGAACCTCTCCCAGACCCTGGAGCGGGTCTTGGCTATCATCTCGGACACCCTGGCCATGAAGCGGGCCACGGTCACCCTGCGGGGCAGTGACGGCAAGCTGGCCATCTACGCCTCCTACGGCCTCTCGCCCCAGGAGATGAGCCGGGGGGTCTACGCCCAGGGCGAGGGCGTGACCGGCCGCATCTTCCAGACCGCCCAGCCCTTTTACGTGCCCGACGTGAGCCGTGAGCCCCTGTTCCTCAACAAAACCCAGTCCCGCGACCTGGACAAGGGCAAGATGGCTTTTGTGGGCGTGCCCATCCTGCTCTCGGGCGAGCCCATCGGGGTGCTCAACGTGGACCGGCTCTTCGGCGAGGAGGTCTCGGCCTCGGAGGACATCCGCTTCCTGACCATCGTGGCCCAGCTCATCGGCCAGTTCGTGCAGCTCAACCGCCAGGTGGAGCGCCGCGAGGAGTTGCTCAGACGCCAGAACAAGCTACTCAAGGACGAGGTCAGCAACCGGTACAACAATTTCTTCATCGTGGGCAAGAGCCCGGCCATGCGCGAGCTTCAGGGCACCCTGGCCAAGGTGGCCCCGGCCAAGGCCTCGGTGCTGCTGTTGGGCGAGTCCGGCACGGGCAAGACCCTGGTGGCCCGCATCATCCACGAGATGAGCGCCCGGGCGGACGGGCCTTTCGTGAAGATCAACTGCGCGGCCCTGCCCGAGAATCTTTTGGAAAGCGAGCTTTTTGGTCACTCCAAGGGCGCCTTCACCGGGGCCACCGAGGAAAAGCCGGGGCGCTTCGAGGAAGCGGACGGGGGCACCATCTTTTTGGACGAGATCGCGGAGATGCCCATCAGCCTCCAGGCCAAGCTCTTGCGCTTCTTGCAGGACAAGGAGTTCGAGCGCCTGGGCTCGCCCAAGACCCACAAGGTGGACGTGCGCATCATCGCGGCCACCAACCAGAACCTGCCGGTGCTGGTGGAGTCCAAGGAGTTCCGCCAGGATCTTTACTATAGGTTGAACGTGTTCCCTCTGCATTTGCCGCCCCTGCGCGAGCGGGTGGAGGACATCCCGCTGTTGATCCACCACTTCCTGGACAAGAACTCCGAGGAGTACAGCCGCCGCCTGATCATCGAGACCGCGGCCGAAAAGGCCCTGGTGGCCTACTCCTGGCCGGGCAACGTGCGCGAGCTGGAGAACATCATCGAGCGCCTGAGCATCATGGTGGATCAGGACACCATCACCAAGGCCGATTTGCCCGGCTTCCTCATGAGCGCCGCCAACGAACCGGCCGGGGAGGACGAGGCCAACCGCTCCAAGCTGGACGAGCTGGAAAAAGGCGAGCTCTTGGACGCGCTGGAGCGCAACCGCTGGGTGCAGTCGCGCGCCGCGTCCGACCTGGGCATCACCCTGCGCAAGCTGGGCTACCGGCTCAAGAAGTATGGCTTGGAAGAGAGGGTAAAGGCGGAGCGGCACAAGCTAGTGCACGGCTAA
- a CDS encoding TetR/AcrR family transcriptional regulator — protein MSRKPDILKAAAELFAAKGYHVTSTHEIAERAELSEGIIFYYFKTKDHILMGILEDIFEAYLVAIYEAMERVDTGWEAIKAFVEVHFKLRMERSTEIACLVRDFPIGITNPGSQHREDIRAYHFRLVKLVKEALERGAKDGSLRPCPLGETACMLIGLLSSIPRFDIFNLTPEGDLLTETLDFVHRALAPTP, from the coding sequence ATGTCGCGCAAACCAGACATTCTCAAGGCAGCGGCCGAGCTGTTCGCCGCCAAGGGCTACCACGTCACCAGCACCCACGAGATCGCGGAAAGGGCCGAGCTCTCCGAAGGCATCATCTTCTACTACTTCAAGACCAAAGACCACATCTTGATGGGCATCCTCGAAGATATTTTCGAGGCATACCTGGTCGCTATTTACGAGGCCATGGAGAGGGTGGACACCGGTTGGGAGGCCATCAAGGCCTTTGTGGAGGTCCACTTTAAGTTGCGGATGGAGCGCTCCACGGAGATAGCCTGCCTGGTGCGGGATTTCCCCATCGGGATAACCAACCCGGGTTCGCAGCACCGGGAGGACATCCGCGCCTATCACTTCCGGTTGGTAAAGCTGGTGAAAGAGGCCCTGGAACGGGGCGCCAAAGACGGCAGCCTGCGGCCCTGCCCCCTGGGGGAGACGGCCTGCATGCTCATCGGCCTGCTCAGCAGCATCCCCCGTTTCGACATTTTTAACCTTACCCCCGAGGGCGACCTGTTGACGGAAACCCTGGATTTCGTGCACCGCGCCTTGGCTCCAACCCCGTAA
- a CDS encoding ABC transporter substrate-binding protein, with product MRKFFGPATLLALILALLLAWGGPATAREPWKVGTWKTAQTIQPFFYQQFLTHQPVKVFPFTNPADQKMALLAGSLDLCGTTLAHAIHAASRGEPVVVVAALCNKCSALVVRKDGPIQSIKDLAGKKIGYVPGTMHEILLREALTKNGLNPNKDVKLVRVDFFDMGLALARGSIDAFLSGEPFPTLAVLEGYGRILAYPYYGQGIGTINAGMLVKRETIEKSPAKVAALVKAHAQATQWLQAHTQEWLAKAATFGTPLPVLEKAAPNMELAWDMDAEFVRRVATLGGRMKALGIIKREPDYNKLIDLSFVERIKSK from the coding sequence ATGCGCAAGTTCTTCGGCCCGGCCACGCTCTTGGCCCTGATCCTCGCCCTGCTCCTGGCCTGGGGCGGCCCGGCCACGGCCCGGGAGCCCTGGAAGGTGGGCACCTGGAAGACCGCCCAGACCATCCAACCCTTTTTCTATCAGCAGTTCCTTACCCATCAGCCGGTGAAAGTCTTCCCCTTCACCAACCCGGCGGACCAGAAGATGGCCTTGTTGGCCGGCAGCCTGGACCTATGCGGCACCACCCTGGCCCACGCCATCCACGCCGCCTCGCGGGGAGAGCCGGTTGTGGTGGTGGCCGCCCTGTGCAACAAGTGCTCGGCCTTGGTGGTTCGTAAAGACGGCCCCATCCAGAGCATCAAGGACCTGGCGGGCAAGAAGATCGGCTACGTGCCCGGCACCATGCACGAGATCCTCCTGCGCGAGGCGCTCACCAAAAACGGCCTCAACCCCAATAAGGACGTAAAGCTGGTCCGGGTGGACTTCTTCGACATGGGCCTGGCCCTGGCCCGGGGCTCCATCGACGCCTTCCTCTCGGGCGAGCCCTTCCCCACCCTGGCGGTGCTGGAGGGCTATGGCCGCATCCTGGCCTATCCCTATTACGGCCAAGGCATTGGGACCATCAACGCGGGCATGCTGGTCAAGCGCGAGACCATAGAGAAATCGCCCGCCAAGGTCGCGGCCCTGGTGAAGGCTCACGCCCAGGCCACCCAGTGGCTGCAAGCCCATACCCAAGAGTGGCTGGCAAAGGCCGCCACCTTCGGCACCCCGCTCCCGGTGCTGGAGAAAGCCGCTCCCAACATGGAGCTGGCCTGGGACATGGACGCGGAGTTCGTCCGGCGGGTGGCCACCTTGGGCGGGCGCATGAAGGCCCTGGGCATCATCAAGCGCGAGCCGGACTATAATAAGCTCATCGACCTGAGCTTCGTGGAGCGGATCAAAAGCAAGTAG
- a CDS encoding efflux RND transporter permease subunit — protein sequence MFLTDFSIKRPVASTMMVAALVVFGIIGFFRLGVALYPNVDFPMVTVTTVWENARPEEVDNDITDKLEDAISGVSGIKHITSKSMQGVSRIVVEFDLDKNVDVAAQEVRDKVSVKLRELPDEAEAPVIDKLDINAQPIIWISISGPQAIEQLTKIADEQLRPLVQKIQGVGEVRVGGARKKEVHLWLYRERLAAYGLGVNDVIRAVKAQHVEVPGGKIDSKVKEFLIRTVGEFATPEAFNDMIVAYHKGAPVRLKDLGYAKSAREESVGVARFTTKNGGERTVGLGVSPQSGANQVAIAQKVKAILPELQRIAPEGVLVQIATDSTVFIEDSIEEVRFQLLLGAIIAALVIFLFLQNIRTTLISAVAIPTSIVSTFACMYWLDFTMNNMSMLALVTAVGLVIDDAIVMVENIFRHRTALHKGPMQAALEGSSEIAFAVVATTVALGGVFLPVAFMGGMVGRFFYEFAITLAFAVACSTFVALTVVPMLSARFLTVSEGGGGVFNLFNRAMDATSRFYRGLMDWCLKHRLSVIALAMAMLVAGGWVFTLLGKEFITEDDQGRFMVSLEMPLSYSLEKTDSVLMRLEDQLIKIPEVKSFFSVSGYEGSNKALAFVNLMEKDKRTRGQIEVQNQVRGLLSKMPDVRGGAVAISPLGGAARNEDIQFVIQGPSIEGIDKYSEELMQKLRATPGFVGITRDLEIGKPEVRVKIDRNRAADAGISVREVATAVGALLGGVKTVEFKEGGKSYDVRVRLAEEQRNLPQDIQRIWLRAADGRLLDVSSFVTLEQGVGPSVINRLDRSRSATVYSSLDGKLMGEAMDEVQAMADQMLPEGYTTKFAGRAEAMQETVGYIFFAFVLAILLTYMVLAAQFESFVHPFAIMMGLPLSFIGAFGLLYLLGNTFNLFSMIGLILLVGLATKNGILLIDYTRQLRLEGMDAHDALIEAGATRLRPILMTAVSTIGGVIPVVLAFGVGSESRQPIAVAIAGGMISSTVLTLVVVPVIYSYLDQLANWRLLRKVKGRFMAAPEEGYTSQGKIEPK from the coding sequence ATGTTTTTAACCGACTTTTCCATCAAGAGGCCGGTGGCCTCCACCATGATGGTCGCCGCGCTGGTGGTCTTCGGGATCATCGGCTTCTTCCGCCTGGGGGTGGCGCTCTATCCCAACGTGGACTTCCCCATGGTCACCGTGACCACGGTGTGGGAGAACGCGCGGCCAGAAGAGGTGGACAACGACATCACCGACAAGCTGGAGGACGCCATCAGCGGGGTGAGCGGCATCAAGCACATCACCTCCAAGAGCATGCAGGGCGTCAGCCGCATCGTGGTGGAGTTCGACCTGGACAAGAACGTGGACGTCGCGGCCCAGGAGGTGCGCGACAAGGTCTCGGTGAAGCTCCGGGAGCTGCCCGACGAAGCCGAGGCCCCGGTGATCGACAAGCTGGACATCAACGCCCAGCCCATCATCTGGATATCCATCAGCGGGCCTCAGGCCATCGAACAGCTCACCAAGATCGCCGACGAGCAGCTTCGGCCCCTGGTGCAGAAGATCCAGGGCGTGGGAGAGGTGCGCGTGGGAGGGGCCCGCAAGAAAGAGGTGCACCTGTGGCTATACCGGGAGCGCCTGGCCGCCTACGGCCTGGGGGTCAACGACGTGATCCGGGCGGTGAAGGCCCAGCACGTGGAGGTGCCCGGCGGCAAGATCGACTCCAAGGTGAAGGAGTTCCTCATCCGCACCGTGGGTGAGTTCGCCACTCCCGAGGCCTTCAACGACATGATCGTGGCCTATCACAAGGGCGCCCCGGTGCGCCTGAAGGATCTGGGCTACGCCAAGAGCGCCCGCGAGGAAAGCGTGGGCGTGGCCCGCTTCACCACCAAGAACGGCGGGGAGCGCACCGTGGGGCTGGGCGTCTCGCCCCAGTCCGGGGCCAACCAGGTGGCCATCGCCCAGAAAGTGAAGGCCATCCTGCCCGAGCTGCAACGCATCGCCCCCGAGGGCGTGCTGGTGCAGATCGCCACCGACTCCACCGTGTTCATCGAGGACTCTATCGAGGAGGTGCGCTTCCAGCTGCTGTTGGGCGCCATCATCGCCGCCCTGGTCATCTTCCTGTTCCTGCAAAACATCCGCACCACCCTGATCAGCGCGGTGGCCATCCCCACCAGCATCGTGTCCACCTTTGCCTGCATGTATTGGCTGGACTTCACCATGAACAACATGTCCATGCTGGCCCTGGTCACAGCGGTGGGTTTGGTCATCGACGACGCCATCGTCATGGTGGAGAACATCTTCCGGCACCGCACCGCCCTGCACAAGGGGCCCATGCAGGCGGCCCTGGAGGGCAGCTCGGAGATCGCCTTCGCGGTGGTGGCCACCACCGTGGCCCTGGGCGGGGTGTTCTTGCCCGTGGCCTTCATGGGCGGCATGGTGGGGCGCTTCTTCTACGAGTTCGCCATCACCCTGGCCTTTGCCGTGGCCTGCTCCACTTTCGTGGCCCTCACCGTGGTGCCCATGCTCTCGGCCCGCTTCCTCACCGTGAGCGAAGGCGGCGGCGGCGTCTTCAACCTGTTCAACCGGGCCATGGACGCCACCAGCCGTTTCTATCGCGGGCTCATGGACTGGTGCCTCAAGCACCGGCTTTCGGTGATCGCCCTGGCCATGGCCATGCTGGTGGCCGGCGGCTGGGTCTTCACCCTGCTGGGCAAGGAGTTCATCACCGAGGACGACCAGGGCCGCTTCATGGTGAGCTTGGAGATGCCTCTGTCCTACTCCCTAGAAAAAACCGACTCGGTGCTCATGCGCCTGGAGGACCAGCTCATCAAGATCCCCGAGGTCAAGAGCTTTTTCTCGGTCTCGGGATACGAGGGATCCAACAAGGCCTTGGCCTTCGTCAACCTCATGGAGAAGGATAAGCGCACCCGCGGCCAGATCGAGGTGCAGAACCAAGTGCGCGGCCTGCTGAGCAAAATGCCCGACGTGCGCGGCGGCGCGGTGGCCATCTCGCCCCTGGGTGGCGCCGCGCGCAACGAGGACATCCAGTTCGTCATCCAGGGCCCCAGCATCGAGGGCATCGACAAGTATTCCGAGGAGCTCATGCAGAAGCTCCGGGCCACGCCGGGCTTCGTGGGCATCACCCGCGACCTGGAGATCGGCAAGCCCGAGGTGCGCGTGAAGATCGACCGCAACCGGGCGGCCGACGCGGGCATCAGCGTGCGCGAGGTGGCCACGGCGGTGGGCGCCCTCCTGGGCGGCGTGAAGACCGTGGAATTCAAGGAGGGCGGCAAGAGCTACGACGTGCGGGTGCGCCTGGCAGAGGAGCAGCGCAACCTGCCCCAGGACATCCAGCGCATCTGGCTGCGCGCCGCCGACGGCCGCCTGCTGGACGTGTCGAGCTTCGTGACCCTGGAGCAGGGGGTGGGGCCCAGCGTGATCAACCGTCTGGACCGCAGCCGCTCGGCCACCGTCTACAGCAGCCTGGACGGCAAGCTCATGGGCGAGGCCATGGACGAGGTGCAGGCCATGGCCGACCAGATGCTGCCCGAGGGCTACACCACCAAGTTCGCGGGCCGGGCCGAGGCCATGCAGGAGACGGTGGGCTACATCTTCTTCGCCTTCGTGCTGGCCATCCTGCTGACCTACATGGTGCTGGCCGCCCAGTTCGAGAGCTTCGTGCACCCCTTCGCCATCATGATGGGCTTGCCTTTGTCCTTCATCGGGGCCTTCGGCCTGCTCTATCTGCTGGGCAACACCTTCAACCTGTTCTCCATGATCGGCCTGATTCTCCTGGTGGGCCTGGCCACCAAGAACGGCATCCTGCTCATCGACTACACTAGGCAGCTCAGGCTTGAGGGCATGGACGCCCATGACGCGCTCATCGAGGCCGGGGCCACCCGCCTCCGGCCCATCCTGATGACTGCGGTGTCCACCATCGGCGGCGTGATCCCGGTGGTGCTGGCCTTCGGCGTGGGCAGCGAGAGCCGCCAGCCCATCGCGGTGGCCATCGCCGGCGGCATGATCTCCTCTACGGTGCTTACTCTGGTGGTGGTGCCGGTGATCTACTCTTACCTGGACCAGCTGGCCAACTGGCGCCTGCTGCGCAAGGTGAAGGGCCGCTTCATGGCCGCGCCCGAGGAGGGCTACACCAGCCAGGGCAAGATCGAGCCCAAGTAA